One genomic window of Candidatus Pseudobacter hemicellulosilyticus includes the following:
- a CDS encoding response regulator, which yields MNAKPVLLIVDDNQEIIDFLAEDLGEKYTVLTASNGREALALLAQETVQLVISDVMMPEIDGFELCRQIKTNFESSHVPVILLTARNNLQSRIDGLELGADAYIDKPFSPEYLQVQVANLLKNRSKLKEFYAHSPATLINTMAHTRADETFLDELNNIVQSHMEDTSLDVEQLAKHLNMSRPTLYRKLKAITDLTPNELINITRLKKAAVLLTQGEFNINEISEMVGYTSPTHFGRNFQKQFGQIPSEFRKKKE from the coding sequence ATGAATGCAAAACCTGTGCTCCTGATTGTGGACGACAACCAGGAGATCATCGATTTTCTTGCCGAAGATCTCGGGGAAAAATATACGGTGCTGACCGCATCGAACGGAAGAGAAGCGCTGGCCCTGCTGGCACAGGAAACCGTGCAGCTGGTGATCAGCGATGTGATGATGCCGGAGATAGATGGCTTTGAGCTTTGCCGGCAGATCAAGACCAATTTCGAAAGCAGCCATGTGCCGGTGATCCTGCTCACCGCCCGGAACAACCTGCAATCCAGGATCGATGGCCTGGAACTGGGCGCTGATGCGTATATCGATAAGCCTTTCTCCCCCGAATACCTCCAGGTCCAGGTGGCCAACCTGCTGAAGAACCGGAGCAAGCTGAAAGAATTCTATGCCCATTCCCCCGCTACCCTGATCAATACCATGGCCCATACCCGCGCCGATGAGACCTTCCTGGACGAGTTGAACAATATTGTGCAGTCCCATATGGAGGATACCAGCCTGGATGTAGAACAGCTGGCCAAGCACCTCAACATGAGCCGCCCTACCCTGTACCGCAAGCTGAAGGCCATAACCGATCTTACCCCCAATGAGCTCATCAATATCACCCGCCTGAAAAAAGCGGCCGTCCTGCTCACCCAGGGCGAATTCAACATCAATGAGATCTCGGAAATGGTAGGCTATACCTCGCCCACACATTTTGGCCGGAATTTCCAGAAACAGTTTGGACAGATCCCTTCGGAGTTCAGGAAGAAAAAGGAGTAG
- a CDS encoding glycoside hydrolase family 43 protein: MMRARAYLLLTIGLLAGSGSMIFCGKAGGGDTDTPPPPAVQTFVNPLLNGADPWVIKKNDTYYYTHTLGNRIGLWKTKAMSKLAAATPVEVYRPPAGQPNSENVWAPELHYLDNKWYLYYTAGSGPLSTQLCWVLENAGPDPTQGTWTSKGRIYATDTDFWAIDGTILETGGNRYFLWSGQPEPGKQNQNIYIAKMTNPWTLQTPTVMLTKPELGWETVGGPVNEGPQILQNKEGHVFLVYSASGCWTDDYALGMLSLKPGADPLQLDSWIKKQQPVFSKNADHKAYGPGHNSFFMSPDGKENWILYHANSNSGDGCTDKRNVRMQPFSWNSDGSPKFGEPVKAGTAINVPSGE, encoded by the coding sequence ATGATGAGAGCAAGAGCATATCTACTATTGACTATCGGGCTGCTGGCCGGCAGCGGGTCAATGATCTTCTGCGGCAAGGCTGGTGGCGGCGATACAGACACGCCGCCACCGCCGGCAGTCCAGACCTTTGTGAACCCATTGCTGAATGGCGCTGATCCCTGGGTGATCAAAAAAAACGATACTTACTATTACACACATACGCTGGGCAACCGCATTGGCTTATGGAAAACAAAAGCAATGTCAAAGCTGGCTGCCGCCACCCCTGTGGAAGTATACCGGCCGCCGGCAGGACAGCCCAATTCCGAAAATGTATGGGCGCCCGAGCTGCATTACCTGGACAACAAATGGTACCTGTATTATACGGCCGGCAGTGGGCCGCTGAGTACACAGTTGTGCTGGGTGCTGGAAAATGCCGGCCCGGATCCTACGCAGGGAACCTGGACCAGCAAAGGACGTATCTATGCAACAGATACTGATTTCTGGGCCATTGACGGCACTATACTGGAAACGGGCGGCAACAGGTATTTCCTGTGGAGCGGTCAGCCGGAACCGGGGAAACAGAACCAGAATATCTATATCGCTAAAATGACCAACCCCTGGACCCTGCAGACGCCAACTGTAATGCTCACAAAGCCGGAGCTGGGTTGGGAAACTGTAGGCGGACCTGTCAATGAAGGCCCGCAGATACTGCAAAATAAAGAAGGGCATGTATTCCTGGTCTATTCCGCCAGTGGTTGCTGGACGGACGACTATGCCCTGGGCATGCTGAGCCTGAAGCCGGGCGCTGATCCTTTGCAATTGGACAGCTGGATAAAAAAACAGCAGCCGGTGTTCAGCAAAAACGCAGACCACAAAGCATATGGTCCCGGGCACAATAGCTTTTTTATGTCACCGGATGGTAAAGAGAACTGGATACTCTATCATGCCAACAGCAATAGTGGTGATGGCTGTACGGATAAACGCAATGTGCGGATGCAGCCGTTCAGCTGGAATAGTGATGGTTCTCCTAAATTTGGTGAACCTGTAAAGGCCGGAACAGCTATTAATGTACCTTCGGGCGAATAA
- a CDS encoding glycoside hydrolase family 43 protein yields the protein MTHFRTICTLLLLLAAFGGQAQSKAGATFTNPLLPAGADPWCIYKDGFYYYTHTTGRNITLWKTKTISDLPTAEKKVVFTPPATGAYSKELWAPEIHFLRGKWYIYFAADSGRNEDHRLWVLENSSADPLKGEWIVKGKLTTPDDKWAIDGSVYEHKGKLYLVWSGWQGDVNGQQDIFIAAMSNPWTVTGERIKISSPTLSWETHGDLGNPNDVSHVNVNEGPQILEHKGRLFLVYSASGCWTDYYSLGLMALKPGGDLLDPAAWVKAPEPVFTQNKENEVYAPGHNSFFMSPNGKEYWILYHANDKPGQGCGGHRSPRAQQFTWKADGTPDFGLPLRTKQPLAVPGEKKKK from the coding sequence ATGACCCATTTTCGGACAATCTGTACCTTACTGCTGCTGCTGGCAGCGTTTGGCGGCCAGGCGCAATCAAAGGCTGGCGCCACTTTCACCAATCCTCTCTTACCTGCCGGCGCTGATCCCTGGTGTATCTACAAAGATGGATTTTACTATTACACGCATACTACCGGTCGCAATATCACCCTCTGGAAAACAAAGACCATCAGCGACCTCCCCACCGCAGAGAAAAAAGTGGTGTTCACGCCGCCGGCCACCGGTGCCTATTCCAAGGAGCTGTGGGCGCCCGAGATCCATTTCCTGCGTGGCAAATGGTATATTTATTTTGCTGCCGATAGCGGTCGCAATGAAGACCATCGGCTCTGGGTACTGGAGAACAGCTCCGCTGATCCGCTGAAAGGCGAGTGGATCGTGAAAGGCAAGCTCACTACGCCGGACGACAAATGGGCCATTGATGGTTCCGTTTATGAGCACAAAGGAAAATTATACCTGGTATGGTCCGGCTGGCAGGGAGATGTCAACGGCCAGCAGGATATCTTCATTGCCGCTATGAGCAATCCCTGGACAGTAACAGGCGAGCGGATAAAGATCAGCAGCCCCACTTTATCCTGGGAAACCCATGGCGATCTCGGCAATCCCAATGATGTATCCCATGTGAATGTGAATGAAGGCCCGCAGATACTGGAACATAAAGGCCGTCTCTTCCTGGTGTATTCCGCCAGTGGCTGCTGGACCGATTATTATTCCCTGGGACTGATGGCCCTGAAGCCTGGTGGCGATCTGCTGGATCCTGCCGCCTGGGTCAAAGCGCCTGAGCCGGTGTTTACCCAGAACAAGGAGAATGAAGTATACGCGCCGGGTCATAATTCTTTCTTTATGTCGCCCAACGGCAAAGAATACTGGATACTCTATCATGCCAATGATAAACCGGGACAGGGTTGTGGCGGCCATCGCTCACCCCGGGCCCAGCAGTTTACCTGGAAAGCGGATGGTACGCCTGATTTTGGCCTGCCCCTGCGTACCAAACAACCCCTGGCAGTACCGGGAGAAAAGAAGAAGAAATAA
- a CDS encoding carboxypeptidase-like regulatory domain-containing protein, which produces MRLSRTLTGCLSAIALTIGCTKNDSPSTAVPDPVIPDFGPKVTTTLTGYVTDTTGAPVAGATLAVGSKQATSNAAGYFSLTNVSVPKIAGVVSASKSAFFKAYTSFVPRSGKESFVQVRLLKKSEWAQLNAQSGGEAQVGSLRFSLPGNSLVKADGSAYSGTVYIYARQISYADETGAGSVMPGDARGTDGNGYLTLLQSFGTLAMELNGSSGETLQLAAGKKMTVTIPIPAELNATAPLKISVWSFDAGTGFWQEESLAPKTEESYVATLSHASYWNAALGFPTVSMTVRFVDDQGKPLVHAPLTITPISMPAHSLYGRFGFTDTDGYATGNVFSNANLMVNVLATDADAFYSHPFKTSSNAIDLLTLTVK; this is translated from the coding sequence ATGCGTTTATCCCGTACCCTTACCGGTTGCCTATCTGCAATCGCACTTACTATTGGCTGTACTAAAAATGACAGTCCCTCTACGGCTGTTCCCGACCCGGTGATCCCCGACTTTGGTCCCAAAGTGACCACTACCCTCACGGGTTATGTCACGGATACTACCGGCGCCCCGGTAGCGGGCGCTACCCTGGCCGTAGGCAGCAAACAGGCCACCAGCAATGCGGCCGGCTACTTTTCTCTTACCAATGTGTCCGTCCCAAAGATCGCGGGAGTAGTCAGCGCCAGCAAGAGCGCTTTCTTCAAAGCCTATACCAGCTTTGTTCCGCGCAGCGGAAAGGAGAGCTTTGTACAGGTGCGGCTGCTCAAAAAAAGCGAGTGGGCGCAGTTGAACGCGCAGTCGGGCGGCGAGGCACAGGTAGGCAGTCTCCGCTTCAGTTTGCCGGGCAACAGCCTGGTCAAAGCGGATGGCAGCGCCTACAGCGGCACTGTCTATATCTATGCCCGGCAGATCAGCTATGCTGATGAAACAGGCGCTGGCTCTGTAATGCCCGGTGATGCCCGAGGCACTGACGGCAATGGTTACCTGACGTTGCTGCAATCCTTTGGCACCCTGGCCATGGAACTGAACGGCAGCAGCGGAGAAACCCTCCAGCTGGCAGCCGGCAAAAAGATGACCGTTACCATTCCCATTCCTGCCGAGCTGAATGCCACCGCGCCATTGAAGATCTCTGTCTGGTCCTTTGATGCAGGTACAGGCTTCTGGCAGGAAGAAAGCCTGGCCCCTAAAACCGAAGAGAGCTATGTAGCCACCCTGAGCCATGCCAGCTACTGGAATGCAGCCCTGGGTTTTCCTACGGTGAGTATGACGGTCAGGTTTGTGGACGACCAGGGTAAACCGCTGGTCCATGCGCCACTGACCATAACGCCTATCAGCATGCCTGCGCATTCCCTCTATGGCCGGTTTGGTTTCACCGATACCGACGGCTATGCCACGGGCAATGTGTTCAGCAATGCCAACCTGATGGTGAATGTACTGGCTACAGACGCCGATGCATTTTACTCGCATCCTTTCAAGACCTCGTCCAATGCTATTGACCTGCTGACGCTGACAGTAAAATGA
- a CDS encoding lipid A deacylase LpxR family protein has translation MLKDMPICRKSLLLLLLLCRLAPGLVVGQTTTPVCLFRIYEDNDFMNITMEGTDQAYSNGTRLDMFFTKDHPSRFFLDRWMPKASDSAVNVFGYSLMQQMYTPEDIRKAYYMPDDYYYAGALFLTHSLASYSPQKKVALQSELLLGIRGPASLAGAAQKFVHNMMGYIKPRGWDNQLNTLPLINLNLGLEKQALQLGSGWLELHGGAQLNAGTMLTQATVYPLLRIGKMTPYYKGTISQYSVDHGAREGKRAQLYAFFRPRLGWVLNNAMVHGERMNADRPLPASQEVKVVDRSVQHLVTELEYGAVLAIGRFGISYTQKHNTEYYKGLYRYSIGNFSIYLSGL, from the coding sequence ATGCTGAAGGATATGCCTATTTGTAGAAAAAGCCTGTTACTGCTCTTGCTGCTCTGCCGGCTGGCTCCGGGTTTGGTAGTTGGTCAGACAACCACCCCGGTATGCCTTTTCCGCATTTACGAGGACAATGATTTCATGAATATCACCATGGAAGGCACAGACCAGGCCTATTCCAACGGCACCCGCCTGGATATGTTCTTCACCAAAGACCATCCTTCCCGCTTTTTCCTGGACCGATGGATGCCAAAGGCGTCCGACAGTGCCGTGAATGTATTTGGCTACAGCCTGATGCAGCAGATGTATACGCCGGAGGATATTCGTAAGGCTTATTATATGCCGGACGATTATTATTATGCCGGCGCACTTTTCCTGACACATTCCCTGGCTTCCTATTCGCCGCAGAAAAAAGTGGCGCTGCAATCGGAACTGCTGCTGGGCATCCGTGGCCCTGCTTCACTGGCAGGCGCTGCGCAGAAATTTGTACATAATATGATGGGCTATATAAAGCCCCGCGGCTGGGACAACCAGCTGAATACATTGCCTTTGATCAACCTAAACCTGGGCCTGGAAAAGCAGGCGCTGCAGCTGGGCAGCGGCTGGCTGGAACTGCATGGCGGCGCACAGCTCAATGCAGGCACTATGCTGACACAGGCCACGGTGTATCCTTTGCTGCGCATCGGTAAAATGACGCCCTACTACAAAGGGACTATCAGCCAGTACAGCGTGGACCACGGCGCCCGTGAAGGCAAACGCGCACAGCTCTACGCTTTCTTCCGGCCCCGGCTGGGCTGGGTGCTGAACAATGCCATGGTGCATGGAGAGCGAATGAATGCCGACAGGCCCCTGCCGGCCTCCCAGGAAGTAAAAGTGGTGGACCGCTCCGTACAGCACCTGGTCACCGAGCTGGAATATGGAGCCGTCCTGGCCATCGGCCGCTTCGGGATCAGCTATACCCAGAAACACAATACAGAATACTACAAAGGGCTGTATCGCTACAGCATCGGGAATTTCAGTATTTACCTGAGCGGATTGTAA
- a CDS encoding sensor histidine kinase: MAFSLLTGVRRGSPFPVLLFLPTAGIYFLVFLLLASFSSQANSPQELEKDTATVNRYLRQGNSFWRSGQLDSAELYLKKGGSLAKELKYYEAFLEYTGWYAGFLYGQLRFADALAVSEEQLAVAQAVNNTRKMANAYNNIALQYQALNRLPAATEHYLQALQLAEQLNDLPGQQKFNSNLASVFYELKNKEKSLYYSRKGYAVARQLNDSVRISWSMGNLIIAEVLNGLYDSAIIHSKQVVAMGDNVDEDVLLTALNNLGEIHVILGNYTEALSWFRKEQARLKPHTAPNYETHLLAGMAKAYAGLRQFEKANTHFEKIAPGMDAALNGDELRDAYLLGAEIKEALHQLPAALEFRKKYMALNDSILNATASSTIHEMETRYQTAQKEQAITRQQLQISRQQHALDQKNKWILGALFVILALATAFIGSWYVRQQKRKAAASARTNELLQARLRGEEEERSRTAKELHDGVGSILSAAKMHLYTLQPPAAAGYDKAVSLMESAIQEVRNISHNMSPEIVLEEGLEYAVKSYCARISHPGLDIEQYTVGTIPRLSAGLELLVYRIIQEAVNNIIKHAEATQAIVQLSYDAPVLMVTIEDNGIGFDPEKLQRKGIGLSNLPARVRLFNGHYQIVSSPGEGTTVSVELAVEQGQPVSNI, encoded by the coding sequence ATGGCCTTTTCCCTTTTAACCGGCGTCCGTAGGGGTTCCCCTTTTCCTGTTCTCCTGTTCCTGCCAACGGCAGGCATATACTTCCTTGTCTTCCTGCTATTGGCGTCTTTCAGCAGCCAGGCCAACAGCCCGCAGGAGCTGGAAAAAGATACCGCCACCGTGAACCGCTACCTGCGGCAGGGCAACAGTTTCTGGAGAAGCGGTCAGCTGGATTCAGCGGAACTATACCTGAAAAAAGGAGGAAGCCTGGCCAAAGAACTGAAATACTATGAGGCCTTCCTGGAATATACCGGCTGGTATGCCGGCTTCCTGTACGGGCAGCTGCGCTTTGCCGATGCGCTGGCCGTGAGTGAAGAGCAGCTGGCGGTGGCGCAGGCTGTGAACAATACCCGGAAGATGGCCAATGCCTATAACAATATTGCGCTGCAATACCAGGCGTTGAACCGGCTGCCAGCAGCCACGGAGCATTACCTGCAGGCATTGCAGCTGGCCGAGCAGCTGAACGACCTGCCCGGTCAGCAGAAGTTCAACAGCAACCTGGCCTCTGTGTTCTACGAGCTGAAGAACAAGGAAAAAAGTCTCTATTATTCCCGTAAAGGTTATGCCGTGGCTCGCCAGCTCAATGATTCCGTACGCATCTCCTGGAGTATGGGCAACCTGATCATTGCGGAAGTATTGAACGGGCTTTATGATTCCGCCATCATTCATAGCAAACAGGTTGTGGCCATGGGGGATAACGTGGATGAAGATGTGCTGCTGACAGCCCTTAATAACCTGGGCGAGATCCATGTCATACTCGGCAACTATACCGAAGCCCTGTCCTGGTTCCGGAAAGAGCAGGCCCGGCTGAAACCCCATACAGCCCCCAATTACGAGACACACCTGCTGGCGGGTATGGCCAAGGCCTATGCGGGGTTGCGGCAATTTGAAAAAGCCAATACGCATTTTGAAAAAATTGCCCCGGGCATGGACGCCGCCCTGAATGGGGACGAGCTGCGTGATGCCTACCTGCTGGGCGCTGAGATCAAGGAAGCCCTCCACCAGCTGCCGGCAGCGCTGGAGTTCCGCAAAAAATACATGGCTCTCAATGATTCTATCCTGAACGCTACCGCCAGCAGCACCATCCATGAAATGGAGACCCGCTACCAGACGGCGCAGAAAGAACAGGCCATCACCCGGCAGCAATTGCAGATCAGTCGGCAGCAGCATGCGCTGGACCAGAAAAATAAATGGATACTGGGTGCGCTCTTTGTGATCCTGGCCCTGGCCACGGCCTTCATTGGCAGCTGGTATGTGCGGCAGCAGAAAAGAAAGGCAGCTGCTTCAGCCCGCACCAACGAGTTGCTCCAGGCCCGTTTGCGCGGAGAAGAAGAGGAACGTTCCCGCACCGCCAAAGAACTGCATGATGGGGTAGGCAGTATCCTCTCGGCCGCCAAAATGCATTTGTATACGTTGCAGCCGCCTGCTGCGGCAGGTTATGATAAAGCCGTATCCCTGATGGAATCCGCTATCCAGGAAGTCCGGAATATCTCCCATAACATGTCGCCTGAGATCGTACTGGAAGAAGGGCTGGAATATGCCGTGAAAAGTTATTGTGCGCGGATCAGTCATCCCGGGCTGGACATTGAACAATACACGGTAGGGACCATCCCCCGGCTCAGCGCCGGGCTGGAACTGCTGGTATACCGCATTATCCAGGAAGCGGTGAACAATATTATCAAACATGCGGAAGCTACGCAGGCCATTGTGCAGCTGAGCTATGATGCACCTGTGCTGATGGTCACCATTGAAGACAATGGTATCGGCTTTGACCCGGAAAAGCTGCAAAGAAAAGGGATAGGCCTCAGTAACCTGCCGGCCAGGGTGCGCCTGTTCAATGGTCATTACCAGATAGTATCCAGTCCGGGAGAAGGTACTACGGTCTCCGTGGAGCTGGCGGTTGAGCAGGGACAACCTGTGAGCAATATATAG
- a CDS encoding response regulator transcription factor, producing MAIKIGIADDHLLIIKGFESMLQTFTNCELLFTALSGEDLFRQLAAAQPDILLLDIQLPDSSGIDLCKSVSTQYPGIHIMALTNHEETVYVKKMMRNGAKGYLLKSADPQTLQQAIDTLMQGGQYIDARIEKAMLSEAISGKKKGSQVLLTKRETEILGLIAGELTNQEIADKLFISLRTVETHRLNLTQKLNVKNTAGLVKEAYLRNLVQ from the coding sequence ATGGCAATCAAGATCGGCATCGCGGACGACCACCTGCTCATCATCAAAGGATTTGAAAGTATGTTGCAGACCTTCACCAATTGTGAACTCTTATTCACGGCCCTGAGTGGAGAGGACCTGTTCAGACAGCTGGCAGCCGCCCAACCTGATATCCTGCTGCTGGATATCCAGTTACCGGACAGCAGCGGTATTGACCTGTGCAAGTCCGTTAGTACGCAATATCCCGGTATCCACATCATGGCGCTGACCAATCATGAAGAAACGGTGTATGTGAAAAAAATGATGCGTAACGGCGCCAAGGGTTACCTCCTGAAAAGCGCCGATCCGCAAACCTTGCAGCAGGCCATTGATACGCTGATGCAGGGCGGGCAGTATATAGATGCACGGATTGAGAAAGCCATGTTATCCGAAGCCATCTCCGGAAAAAAGAAAGGCAGCCAGGTGCTGCTCACCAAAAGGGAAACGGAGATCCTGGGACTGATAGCCGGCGAGCTGACCAACCAGGAGATTGCCGATAAACTATTCATCAGCCTGCGTACCGTGGAAACACACCGGCTGAACCTGACACAGAAACTCAATGTAAAAAATACGGCGGGCCTGGTGAAAGAAGCCTACCTGCGCAACCTGGTACAGTAA
- a CDS encoding carboxypeptidase-like regulatory domain-containing protein, which translates to MNFLKGLLLYLFVFFNQGAGTSCKKPVDDPGAEVETGYVAGLVQDGKGQPMAGVRIIIDNSIFFNANISTVTNQQGRYKVKVPTGSWFAFAQVATVYEGKTYTQYLHPDNNSGFGGEGAVRNFEWKLSGDKHPPLSGTYGGLITFDNFPGTYLEEEKKIEFKLEPVGPLIDGSAGTTLTLRSADGYKLENIPMGKYRLSASYEGNTLYLRRWNTDNPFGRSFEFVFEPEIAAQCNNCFMLEYSTQN; encoded by the coding sequence ATGAACTTTCTCAAAGGGCTGTTGCTCTACCTGTTCGTATTCTTTAATCAGGGCGCCGGCACCAGCTGCAAAAAGCCGGTTGACGATCCCGGTGCTGAAGTGGAAACCGGTTATGTGGCAGGACTGGTGCAGGATGGTAAGGGTCAGCCCATGGCAGGTGTCCGCATTATTATCGACAACAGCATTTTCTTCAATGCCAATATCAGCACGGTCACTAACCAGCAGGGCAGGTACAAAGTAAAAGTGCCCACCGGATCCTGGTTTGCCTTTGCACAGGTAGCTACGGTCTATGAAGGAAAGACCTATACCCAGTACCTGCATCCTGATAATAACTCGGGTTTCGGCGGGGAAGGAGCAGTCCGGAATTTTGAATGGAAACTATCGGGCGATAAACATCCTCCCTTGTCCGGTACCTATGGCGGCCTGATCACTTTTGATAATTTTCCAGGGACCTACCTGGAGGAGGAGAAAAAGATCGAATTCAAGCTGGAGCCTGTGGGACCGCTGATTGACGGATCAGCCGGCACAACGCTTACCCTGCGCTCCGCCGATGGCTATAAACTGGAAAATATACCCATGGGTAAATACAGGCTCAGCGCCAGCTATGAAGGGAATACCCTGTACCTGCGCCGCTGGAATACCGATAATCCTTTTGGCCGGTCCTTTGAATTTGTATTTGAACCGGAGATAGCTGCGCAGTGCAACAATTGCTTCATGCTGGAATACAGCACCCAAAATTAA